A region from the Hyalangium gracile genome encodes:
- a CDS encoding XdhC family protein — protein MKELEDILRARARMKGPLVLATVVAVSGSAYRRPGARMVMGEEGWLAGGVSGGCLEGDIIRKAFFWTASGPRVLRYDSTGDNVEEEDALSFALGCNGVVDVLLERWEPGPMDPLAFAEEARRQSRRAVLATVYRGPSDAVGARLLLRDDGVEASNLSGPLKDAVRRAADEALVVGKTWSGPCGGAEVLVEVVDPPIPLVLFGGGFDVAPVVAQAVGLGWHVTVVADKSAETLRRRFPRAHAVVSAKARELDEKVSLSARTMVVVMTHSLPQDRELLARLLPMPLRYLGVLGPRARTERLLSEMKPAPVPAQLDKLHAPVGLDLGAEGPDEVALSIVAELRAVLADREGGKLRYRQAPIYAAEPPAARKLA, from the coding sequence GTGAAGGAGTTGGAAGACATCCTCCGAGCCCGTGCTCGGATGAAGGGGCCGCTCGTACTGGCCACGGTGGTAGCGGTGTCGGGCTCGGCGTACCGGCGGCCCGGGGCGCGCATGGTGATGGGCGAGGAGGGCTGGCTCGCGGGCGGCGTAAGCGGCGGGTGCCTGGAGGGAGACATCATCCGCAAGGCCTTCTTCTGGACGGCCAGCGGTCCGCGCGTGCTGCGCTACGACTCCACGGGCGACAACGTCGAGGAGGAGGACGCCCTCTCCTTCGCGCTGGGGTGCAACGGCGTGGTGGACGTGCTGCTCGAGCGCTGGGAGCCCGGGCCGATGGATCCGCTCGCGTTCGCCGAGGAGGCGCGGCGGCAGTCGCGGCGCGCGGTGCTGGCGACGGTGTATCGCGGGCCGAGCGACGCGGTGGGTGCGCGGCTGCTGCTGCGGGATGACGGGGTGGAGGCGAGCAACCTCTCCGGCCCGCTGAAGGACGCGGTGCGCAGGGCGGCGGACGAGGCGCTCGTGGTGGGGAAGACCTGGAGCGGCCCGTGTGGCGGCGCCGAGGTGTTGGTGGAGGTGGTGGATCCGCCCATCCCGCTGGTGCTGTTCGGCGGTGGCTTCGACGTGGCGCCGGTGGTGGCGCAGGCGGTGGGGCTGGGGTGGCACGTCACGGTGGTCGCGGACAAGTCCGCGGAGACGCTGCGGCGGCGCTTCCCTCGAGCGCACGCCGTGGTGTCGGCCAAGGCCCGGGAGCTGGACGAGAAGGTGTCGCTCTCGGCGCGCACGATGGTGGTGGTGATGACGCACAGCCTGCCGCAGGACCGCGAGCTGCTCGCGCGGCTGCTGCCGATGCCGCTGCGTTATCTGGGCGTGCTGGGTCCGCGCGCGCGCACGGAGCGGCTGCTCTCGGAGATGAAGCCGGCGCCCGTGCCGGCGCAGCTCGACAAGCTGCACGCTCCGGTCGGGCTGGACCTGGGAGCCGAGGGGCCGGATGAGGTGGCCCTCTCGATCGTGGCCGAGCTGCGAGCCGTCCTGGCTGATCGCGAAGGGGGCAAGCTCCGCTACCGGCAGGCGCCCATCTACGCCGCGGAGCCGCCAGCAGCGCGGAAGCTGGCGTGA
- the rpiA gene encoding ribose-5-phosphate isomerase RpiA, giving the protein MSRPEESEVARFKRLAAERAVELLQPGMVVGLGSGSTSALMVRRLAALRAEGRLTDVVGVPTSLETEALARSLGVPLTTLEEHPRLDLTLDGADEVDPRLRLIKGGGGALLREKIVAQASRRVVIVVDAGKLSPRLGTRWAVPVEVLPFGWRSQALFLEELGARVTRREGRDGAPFRTDQGNFILDGAFGPMDAPAELASRLEARAGLVEHGLFIHLATELIVAGPEGVEHRRRPD; this is encoded by the coding sequence ATGTCCCGTCCCGAGGAGAGCGAGGTTGCCCGCTTCAAGCGCCTGGCCGCCGAGCGCGCGGTGGAGCTGCTCCAGCCGGGCATGGTGGTGGGGCTCGGCTCGGGCAGCACCTCGGCCCTCATGGTGCGTCGGCTGGCGGCGCTGCGCGCGGAGGGCCGGCTGACGGACGTGGTGGGCGTGCCCACGTCGCTGGAGACGGAGGCCCTGGCGCGCTCGCTGGGAGTGCCACTCACCACCTTGGAGGAGCATCCGAGGTTGGATCTCACGCTCGACGGAGCGGACGAGGTGGACCCGCGGCTGCGGCTCATCAAGGGCGGCGGCGGCGCGCTGCTGCGGGAGAAGATCGTCGCGCAGGCGAGCCGGCGGGTGGTCATCGTGGTGGATGCCGGCAAGCTGTCGCCGCGGCTCGGGACGCGGTGGGCGGTGCCGGTGGAGGTGCTGCCGTTCGGCTGGCGCTCGCAGGCGCTCTTCCTGGAGGAGCTGGGCGCACGCGTCACGCGGCGCGAGGGGCGCGACGGGGCGCCCTTCCGGACGGATCAGGGCAACTTCATCCTCGACGGTGCCTTCGGGCCCATGGACGCCCCGGCCGAGCTGGCCTCCAGGCTGGAGGCGCGCGCGGGGCTGGTGGAGCACGGGCTGTTCATCCATCTGGCCACCGAGCTCATCGTGGCGGGCCCGGAGGGAGTGGAGCACCGCCGTCGTCCGGACTGA
- a CDS encoding LuxR C-terminal-related transcriptional regulator produces the protein MLSHLSTEDRTRIASADPGGWYDVRLLERVMNAISQQLQADDALLTEIGRFDADRELSGVHRWYLRLMRPSFAIRHMNMYWRRSHDTGTWSSTQNGGQVSAELRDWVIVNRTLCMTVMGYLGRTLELFGGKISHLEHPECRALGAPACVFRTQLELPADEPRPGRRPTREDVSAVAHELAQYPDREALAEALVSLLRFQFGCGWVELWSTGPDGQMQLQGVSGERGLGTQRRFVLEVGGRNVGRLEVQLPVGPGQESVDEVINELVPWFAIALEVARSSRNAPPVLEEDELARRLRRAKETAQLTPRQIEVLELVARGKTNKEIAAVLGRSEGTVEVHVTNLLRKYGASNRAGLVALFWGKL, from the coding sequence GTGCTCTCCCACCTGTCCACGGAGGACCGCACGCGCATCGCGTCAGCGGACCCCGGTGGCTGGTACGACGTGCGCCTGTTGGAGCGGGTGATGAACGCCATCTCCCAGCAGCTCCAGGCGGATGACGCCCTGCTGACGGAGATTGGCCGGTTCGACGCGGACCGGGAGCTGTCCGGCGTGCACCGCTGGTACCTGCGGCTGATGCGCCCCTCCTTCGCCATCCGCCACATGAACATGTACTGGCGCCGCTCGCATGACACGGGGACGTGGAGCTCGACGCAGAACGGCGGCCAGGTCTCCGCCGAGCTGCGGGACTGGGTCATCGTCAACCGCACCCTGTGCATGACGGTGATGGGCTACCTGGGGCGCACGCTCGAGCTGTTCGGAGGAAAGATCAGCCACCTGGAGCACCCCGAGTGCCGCGCCCTGGGTGCCCCCGCGTGCGTGTTCCGCACCCAGCTGGAGCTGCCCGCCGACGAGCCTCGGCCCGGCCGCCGGCCCACGCGCGAGGACGTGTCCGCCGTGGCGCACGAGCTGGCGCAGTACCCGGATCGCGAGGCGCTCGCGGAGGCGCTGGTGTCGCTGCTGCGGTTCCAGTTCGGCTGCGGCTGGGTGGAGCTGTGGAGCACCGGCCCCGACGGCCAGATGCAGCTGCAGGGCGTCTCGGGCGAGCGCGGCCTGGGCACGCAGCGCCGCTTCGTCCTCGAGGTGGGCGGCCGCAACGTGGGGCGCCTCGAGGTGCAGCTGCCGGTCGGCCCCGGCCAGGAGAGCGTGGACGAGGTGATCAACGAGCTGGTCCCCTGGTTCGCCATCGCCCTGGAGGTGGCGCGCTCATCCCGCAACGCGCCTCCGGTGCTCGAGGAGGACGAGCTGGCTCGGAGGCTGCGCCGCGCCAAGGAGACGGCTCAGCTCACGCCGCGCCAGATCGAGGTGCTGGAGCTCGTCGCCCGAGGCAAGACGAACAAGGAGATCGCCGCCGTGCTGGGCCGGAGCGAGGGCACGGTGGAGGTGCACGTCACCAACCTGCTGCGCAAGTACGGCGCCAGCAACCGCGCCGGGCTCGTGGCCCTGTTCTGGGGCAAGCTGTAG
- a CDS encoding serine/threonine-protein kinase, whose product MSDGTTTPFGKYELLERLGAGGMAIVYRARYTAAPGITKPVVIKRVLGHYAEDQAFVEMFVQEARISVGLNHGNIVQVFDFGQVDGEYFLAMELVDGQPLSRLLKQAEAMGLAQLPPPLAVSIAIEMCKGLHHAHTRKDERGRPLGLVHRDISPDNVLISYEGEVKISDFGIAKAQLAGRPVTESGVVKGKYRYLSPEQAYAVPDLDARSDVYAVGVVLYRMLCGRLPADGHELSVMQRIANGQLTPPRELAPELDAELVQILQNALATDREARTPSAEALHLQLSQWFAVMAPLFPVHTLKHLMGLVFESELREKGRTPQLPPRFEEQVAMWSRSQQRQLPRTDSVPAAQWPGTPAPTSGRTGPRESPEVDSQTTRPARRVSRPDHRVTQTVPEMPSVELAEATQEMAPVEKPVSRPRAAARAREPKAREPEATGDAYAGVTRFLMGLIPHWRVVVGVAVVAVMAVKIVTWVFFGTPPLMIVSEPPGALVSLDREFKGVTPLKLENVSRAEPHTVELSRVGMKAWSRRFEPGTLEDQLRVSLEPVSGTPPKPSAPAQAPPSMGDASASRSGAEKTPTRFTVREKEHSFDVVARSFREVLDPKRAYTVWLTGSYKGDAPISEEEVRQGLSADEVRSTQVYVYLEGERVPTEERLFMLSSNLHTLTSAEALHAFLLVGAGSEHTVDQDLTLHIRDNVSKKVAHHRLDPRRFANTVGLESRYSVRQLDPRVSYALDIRTHEGAAATPVAVLAVPHPGEPVEVSGQPSTDFRYALPPGRYTVKGARELWFSLPRSQRGGAEVEMDVALSVGPASSER is encoded by the coding sequence TTGAGCGACGGGACGACGACCCCTTTCGGGAAGTACGAGCTGCTCGAGCGGCTGGGCGCGGGGGGGATGGCCATCGTCTACCGGGCGCGCTACACGGCCGCGCCGGGCATCACCAAGCCGGTGGTCATCAAGCGGGTGCTGGGCCACTACGCCGAGGACCAGGCCTTCGTGGAGATGTTCGTCCAGGAGGCGCGCATCTCCGTGGGGCTCAACCACGGCAACATCGTCCAGGTCTTCGACTTCGGGCAGGTGGACGGCGAGTACTTCCTGGCCATGGAGCTGGTAGACGGCCAGCCGCTCTCCCGGCTGCTCAAGCAGGCGGAGGCGATGGGGCTGGCGCAGCTGCCGCCGCCGCTGGCGGTGAGCATCGCCATCGAGATGTGCAAGGGGCTGCACCACGCGCACACGCGCAAGGACGAGCGCGGGCGGCCGCTGGGGCTGGTGCACCGCGACATCTCTCCGGACAACGTGCTCATCAGCTACGAGGGGGAGGTGAAGATCTCCGACTTCGGCATCGCCAAGGCGCAGCTGGCGGGGCGGCCGGTGACGGAGTCCGGGGTGGTGAAGGGCAAGTACCGCTATCTGTCGCCGGAGCAGGCGTACGCGGTGCCGGATCTGGATGCGCGCTCGGATGTGTACGCGGTGGGGGTGGTGCTCTACCGGATGCTCTGCGGGCGCCTTCCGGCGGATGGGCATGAGCTGTCGGTGATGCAGCGCATCGCCAACGGGCAGCTCACGCCGCCGAGGGAGCTGGCGCCCGAGCTGGATGCCGAGCTGGTGCAGATCCTCCAGAACGCCCTGGCGACGGACCGGGAGGCGCGCACGCCGAGCGCGGAGGCGCTGCACCTGCAGCTGTCGCAGTGGTTCGCGGTGATGGCGCCGCTGTTTCCGGTGCACACGCTGAAGCACCTGATGGGCCTGGTCTTCGAGTCCGAGCTGAGGGAGAAGGGGCGAACCCCTCAGCTCCCGCCGCGCTTCGAGGAGCAGGTGGCGATGTGGAGCCGCTCCCAGCAGCGGCAGCTGCCGAGGACCGACAGCGTGCCGGCCGCGCAGTGGCCGGGGACTCCGGCGCCCACGTCGGGCCGGACGGGGCCGCGCGAGTCTCCCGAGGTGGACTCCCAGACCACGCGGCCGGCGCGACGGGTGTCCCGGCCGGACCATCGGGTAACCCAGACGGTCCCGGAGATGCCGTCGGTGGAGCTCGCGGAAGCGACCCAGGAGATGGCGCCTGTCGAGAAGCCAGTCTCCCGCCCGCGAGCCGCCGCGAGAGCCAGGGAGCCGAAGGCGAGGGAGCCGGAGGCGACGGGGGACGCGTACGCGGGGGTGACCCGGTTCTTGATGGGGCTCATTCCCCACTGGCGCGTGGTGGTGGGAGTGGCGGTCGTGGCCGTGATGGCCGTGAAGATCGTCACCTGGGTCTTCTTCGGGACTCCGCCGCTGATGATCGTCTCCGAGCCGCCGGGAGCGCTGGTGAGCCTCGACCGCGAGTTCAAGGGCGTGACGCCGCTGAAGCTCGAGAACGTCTCGAGAGCGGAGCCGCACACGGTGGAGCTGAGCCGGGTGGGGATGAAGGCGTGGTCTCGCCGCTTCGAGCCCGGAACGCTGGAGGATCAGCTCCGCGTCTCCTTGGAGCCGGTATCGGGGACCCCGCCGAAGCCCTCCGCACCTGCGCAAGCTCCTCCTTCCATGGGGGATGCTTCAGCCTCTCGCTCCGGCGCGGAGAAGACGCCAACGCGCTTCACGGTGCGGGAGAAGGAGCACTCCTTCGACGTGGTGGCCCGCTCGTTCCGGGAGGTGCTCGATCCGAAGCGGGCGTACACGGTGTGGCTCACGGGCTCCTATAAAGGAGACGCGCCGATCTCCGAGGAGGAGGTGCGGCAGGGCCTGAGCGCGGACGAGGTGCGCTCCACGCAGGTCTATGTCTATCTGGAAGGGGAGCGGGTGCCGACCGAGGAGCGGCTGTTCATGCTGTCCTCCAACCTGCACACGCTGACGAGCGCCGAGGCCCTGCACGCCTTCTTGCTGGTGGGAGCAGGCTCCGAGCACACCGTGGACCAGGACCTGACGCTCCACATTCGAGACAACGTGTCCAAGAAGGTGGCCCATCACCGGCTGGATCCACGCAGGTTCGCGAACACGGTGGGGCTGGAGAGCCGCTACTCGGTCCGGCAGCTCGACCCGAGGGTTTCGTACGCGCTGGACATCCGGACGCATGAGGGCGCGGCCGCGACTCCCGTGGCGGTGCTGGCTGTGCCCCACCCCGGCGAGCCGGTGGAGGTGTCGGGGCAGCCTTCGACGGACTTCCGCTACGCGCTTCCGCCGGGCCGCTACACGGTGAAGGGGGCTCGGGAGCTGTGGTTCTCGCTTCCTCGTTCGCAGCGTGGCGGAGCCGAGGTGGAGATGGACGTGGCGCTCAGCGTGGGCCCTGCGTCATCAGAAAGATAG
- a CDS encoding nucleotidyltransferase family protein — protein MKVGVVLLAAGGSSRLGQPKQLLVHQGKTLVRRAADAAVEARCGPVVAVLGAQAEAVATELARLPVNTVRNPDWEAGLGSSLRVGLQALEAAEPAGAGSAVDAVLVLLCDQFRVDASHVRALVKAFQRTQAPIVASGYNGTRGVPALFSRALFPELEALAPDQGARGVIAREPSRVVEVTLEGGGEDVDTKADLTRLA, from the coding sequence GTGAAGGTGGGCGTGGTGCTGCTGGCCGCGGGGGGTTCCTCGCGACTGGGGCAGCCCAAGCAGCTGCTCGTGCATCAGGGAAAGACCCTGGTGCGACGCGCGGCCGATGCCGCGGTGGAGGCCAGGTGTGGGCCCGTGGTGGCGGTGCTCGGGGCCCAGGCCGAGGCGGTGGCGACGGAGCTGGCCCGGCTGCCAGTGAACACGGTGCGGAACCCGGACTGGGAGGCGGGGCTGGGCAGCTCGCTGCGCGTGGGTCTTCAGGCGCTTGAAGCGGCGGAGCCGGCGGGAGCGGGCTCGGCGGTGGATGCCGTACTGGTGCTGCTGTGTGACCAGTTCCGGGTGGATGCCAGCCATGTGCGCGCGCTGGTGAAGGCCTTCCAGCGGACGCAGGCGCCCATCGTGGCCTCGGGTTACAACGGGACGCGCGGGGTGCCTGCGCTGTTCTCGCGCGCGCTCTTTCCAGAGCTGGAAGCTCTCGCGCCTGATCAGGGCGCGCGAGGGGTGATTGCCCGCGAGCCTTCTCGCGTGGTGGAGGTGACGCTGGAGGGTGGCGGCGAGGACGTGGACACGAAGGCGGACCTCACACGCCTCGCCTGA
- a CDS encoding zf-TFIIB domain-containing protein, whose amino-acid sequence MNTCPFCPGRLYPTFTNSLPREKCGKCDSIWFEGEALANLVGIQAANALVEKTKGKPGKCKHCSASLSYVAQCTRCHHDAPTCPQCGTAPLAVAVVDGVRVDVCTGCKGMALDKDGLTQLQKIVAERRPAKPVTKPKEEPKNLTKAPCAACQRKLLLKYAFVYDSKIYCGSCAPPGAAPFNVDLAKASPTLAPSLGTYLTGDEDLTADAVSVGISILFKVAASRLMR is encoded by the coding sequence ATGAACACCTGCCCTTTCTGCCCCGGAAGGCTGTACCCCACCTTCACCAACAGCCTTCCGCGCGAGAAGTGTGGCAAGTGCGACTCCATCTGGTTCGAAGGTGAAGCGCTGGCCAACCTCGTCGGCATCCAGGCCGCCAACGCGCTCGTCGAGAAGACCAAGGGCAAGCCCGGCAAGTGCAAGCACTGCAGCGCCTCGCTCTCCTACGTGGCCCAGTGCACCCGCTGTCACCACGACGCCCCCACCTGTCCCCAGTGTGGAACCGCCCCCCTCGCCGTCGCCGTGGTGGACGGCGTCCGGGTGGATGTCTGCACCGGCTGCAAGGGCATGGCGCTGGACAAGGACGGACTGACGCAGCTGCAGAAGATCGTCGCGGAGCGGCGCCCCGCCAAGCCCGTCACCAAGCCCAAGGAGGAGCCCAAGAACCTCACCAAGGCTCCCTGCGCCGCGTGCCAGCGCAAGCTCCTGCTCAAGTACGCCTTCGTCTACGACAGCAAGATCTACTGCGGCAGCTGCGCGCCCCCCGGCGCCGCGCCCTTCAACGTCGATCTGGCCAAGGCCAGCCCGACGCTCGCGCCCTCCCTGGGCACCTATCTCACCGGAGACGAGGACCTCACGGCGGACGCCGTCTCGGTGGGCATCAGCATCCTCTTCAAGGTCGCCGCCTCTCGGCTCATGCGCTGA
- a CDS encoding trehalase family glycosidase — MSLSTHSRTVSARAPAALSTRVPERARLPSAQPAPRPLSPSTFTARLAYEVIMALDLDGDGCITARDAEKARASNLRFAVDFQLAPGVSVELKSAERLAHVADVLAEEILEGRGDVPGLPVARMLERRTVALRRLIDQGWDGLVRQADRFEQLNEALAGMRVKSPDGRWRLYVPADDKQALKKLRPQAARHGWEVVALRKPHEQADWQRLMREPGMAYLPRPYIVPGGRFMQMFGWDSYFNGRGALSSGRADLVRDMVENHVYAIEHYGKIPNSNLSFHLSRTQPPLLPRLALELHAVQPDRRMLQRVAKAAMHELETNFRTGPRSTPSGLSRYKDDAEGPDAEDVSAFYAEHRPDDAEFHRHDRAIRESGWDMCHRFGTAIHHHEPVCLNSLLFQYEQDLARILRILEGEDSARAAAYEKAARARARTMRARFWDEERGMFFDHHFTTGRRSQYETLATFYPLWTGWASRKEAAAVAASVPRFLQAGGLTSSSRASREAAGGEDLQWDWPFGWAPHQVIVVEGLRRYGFHAEADQVAYRWLSMVMDIAGKHNGLIKEKYDVVRCSADVPVEYGNQGADRGPYMASRSQRTLGFAWTNASVLLLLEGLSPDLREALDVGGVAEKVPGPTDVAEPIRATG, encoded by the coding sequence ATGTCACTCTCCACTCACTCTCGAACTGTCTCCGCCCGCGCTCCCGCGGCACTGTCCACCCGTGTGCCGGAGCGTGCCCGTCTCCCGAGCGCGCAGCCCGCGCCCCGTCCCCTCTCTCCGAGCACCTTCACCGCGCGCCTCGCCTACGAGGTGATCATGGCGCTGGATCTCGACGGGGATGGCTGCATCACGGCGCGCGATGCCGAGAAGGCACGCGCCAGCAACCTGCGCTTCGCGGTGGACTTCCAGCTGGCGCCGGGCGTGAGCGTGGAGCTGAAGAGCGCGGAGCGACTGGCTCATGTGGCGGACGTGCTCGCCGAGGAGATCCTCGAGGGCCGAGGGGATGTGCCCGGCCTGCCGGTGGCGCGGATGCTGGAGCGCCGCACCGTGGCGCTGCGGCGGCTCATCGATCAGGGCTGGGACGGGCTGGTGCGCCAGGCCGACCGGTTCGAGCAGCTCAACGAGGCGCTCGCGGGCATGCGGGTGAAGAGCCCGGATGGGCGCTGGCGGCTGTACGTGCCCGCCGACGACAAGCAGGCCCTGAAGAAGCTGCGTCCCCAGGCCGCGCGGCATGGCTGGGAGGTGGTGGCCCTGCGCAAGCCGCACGAGCAGGCGGACTGGCAGCGGCTGATGCGCGAGCCGGGGATGGCCTACCTGCCTCGGCCGTACATCGTCCCGGGCGGCCGGTTCATGCAGATGTTCGGCTGGGACAGCTACTTCAACGGGCGCGGCGCGCTGAGCTCGGGGCGCGCGGACCTCGTGCGCGACATGGTGGAGAACCATGTCTACGCCATCGAGCACTACGGGAAGATCCCGAACTCCAACCTGAGCTTCCACCTGTCGCGCACGCAGCCGCCGCTGCTGCCCAGGCTGGCGCTGGAGCTGCACGCGGTGCAGCCGGACCGGCGCATGCTGCAGCGGGTGGCGAAGGCGGCCATGCACGAGCTGGAGACCAACTTCCGCACCGGTCCGCGCTCCACGCCGAGCGGCCTGTCCCGCTACAAGGACGACGCGGAGGGCCCCGACGCGGAGGACGTGTCCGCGTTCTACGCGGAGCACCGGCCGGACGACGCCGAGTTCCACCGGCACGACCGGGCCATCCGCGAGAGCGGCTGGGACATGTGCCACCGCTTCGGCACGGCCATCCACCACCACGAGCCGGTGTGCCTGAACTCGCTGCTCTTCCAGTACGAGCAGGACCTGGCGCGCATCCTGCGCATCCTGGAGGGTGAGGACTCGGCCCGGGCGGCGGCGTACGAGAAGGCGGCGCGGGCGCGGGCGCGGACGATGCGCGCGCGCTTCTGGGACGAGGAGCGGGGGATGTTCTTCGACCACCACTTCACCACCGGGCGCCGCTCCCAGTACGAGACGCTGGCCACCTTCTATCCGCTGTGGACGGGGTGGGCCTCGCGCAAGGAGGCCGCCGCCGTGGCCGCCTCGGTCCCGCGCTTCCTGCAGGCGGGTGGGCTGACCTCCAGCAGCCGGGCCTCTCGCGAGGCGGCGGGCGGAGAGGACCTGCAGTGGGACTGGCCGTTCGGGTGGGCGCCCCACCAGGTCATCGTGGTCGAGGGCCTGCGCCGCTATGGCTTCCACGCCGAGGCTGACCAGGTGGCGTACCGCTGGCTGTCGATGGTGATGGACATCGCCGGCAAGCACAACGGCCTCATCAAGGAGAAGTACGACGTGGTGCGGTGCTCGGCGGACGTGCCGGTCGAGTACGGCAACCAGGGCGCGGACCGCGGGCCGTACATGGCGTCGCGCTCCCAGCGGACGCTGGGCTTCGCGTGGACGAACGCGTCGGTGCTCCTGCTGCTCGAGGGGCTGTCGCCTGACTTGCGAGAGGCGCTGGACGTCGGCGGCGTGGCGGAGAAGGTGCCGGGCCCGACGGACGTTGCCGAGCCGATTCGCGCCACCGGCTGA
- a CDS encoding molybdopterin oxidoreductase family protein, with protein MASSAAGTQTHFRACNLCEAMCGVRIEVEGGRITSIRGDEKDPFSRGHICPKAVALKDLHEDPERLRQPMRRTASGWQPVSWEEALEEAARRLHEAQSKHGRDALAVYLGNPTVHNAGAMLFVPQLLRMLRSRNSYSATSVDQLPHLLAANQMFGHQLLVPIPDLDRTSYLLALGANPLASNGSMMTAPDVRARLRAIQQRGGRVVVVDPRKTETARIADEHLFIRPGTDALFLFALLHELLQRPRMERLASFTDGLETVRELAREFTPERAAGPTGISAESIRRIAREFSEAPTAICYGRVGTSTQAFGGLCQWLINVINVVSGNLDREGGVMFTRPAFDLVGGPRALSGSRGGFGRWKSRVRGLPEFAGELPVAALAEEILTEGQGQVRALLTFAGNPVLSTPNGGQLDKALASLDFMVSIDPYLNETTRHAHLILPPPSPLERSHYDIAFHVLAIRDTARYAPALFEPGPGAMQDWRILLELRHRIEVLRHGRSLRGTLKYQAMKRLGPEGILDVGLRAGPYGVRARGLRNGLSLSALKREPHGVDLGALKPSLPRRLATPGKRLQLAPAPFVEDVKRLRDTFPEGAAPLADGELLLIGRRHLRDNNSWMHNVPMLMSGKSRCTLMMHPEDARALGLEEGDEALVTSRVGEVSVPVSVTDEVMRGVVSLPHGYGHRREGVRQSVATKHAGVSLNDLTDEQRLDTLTGNAAFSGVPVRVTRATARG; from the coding sequence ATGGCCTCTTCCGCCGCTGGCACCCAGACCCACTTCCGCGCCTGCAACCTCTGCGAGGCCATGTGCGGAGTCCGCATCGAGGTGGAGGGAGGCCGCATCACCTCCATCCGGGGCGATGAGAAGGACCCCTTCAGCCGTGGCCACATCTGCCCCAAGGCGGTGGCGCTGAAGGATCTCCACGAGGACCCCGAGCGGCTGCGCCAGCCGATGCGCCGCACCGCCAGCGGCTGGCAGCCCGTGTCCTGGGAGGAGGCGCTGGAGGAGGCTGCGCGGCGGCTGCACGAGGCGCAGAGCAAGCATGGCCGGGACGCGCTGGCCGTCTACCTGGGCAACCCCACGGTCCACAACGCGGGGGCGATGCTCTTCGTGCCCCAGCTGCTGCGCATGCTGCGCTCGCGCAACAGCTACAGCGCGACGTCGGTGGATCAGCTCCCGCACCTGCTGGCCGCGAACCAGATGTTCGGCCACCAGCTGCTGGTGCCCATCCCGGACCTGGACCGGACGAGCTACCTGCTGGCGCTGGGTGCCAACCCGCTGGCCTCCAACGGCAGTATGATGACGGCGCCGGACGTGCGGGCGCGGCTCCGAGCCATCCAGCAGCGAGGCGGCAGGGTGGTGGTGGTGGACCCGCGCAAGACAGAGACGGCGCGCATCGCGGACGAGCACCTGTTCATCCGTCCGGGCACGGACGCGCTCTTCCTGTTCGCGCTGCTCCACGAGCTGCTGCAGCGCCCCCGGATGGAGCGCCTGGCGTCGTTCACCGACGGCCTGGAGACGGTGCGAGAGCTGGCGCGCGAGTTCACCCCGGAGCGCGCCGCGGGGCCCACGGGCATCTCCGCGGAGAGCATCCGCCGCATCGCTCGGGAGTTCTCCGAGGCGCCGACGGCCATCTGCTACGGGCGGGTGGGCACGTCCACGCAAGCGTTCGGCGGGTTGTGCCAGTGGCTCATCAACGTCATCAACGTGGTGAGCGGCAACCTCGATCGCGAGGGCGGCGTCATGTTCACGCGCCCGGCGTTCGATCTGGTGGGAGGGCCTCGGGCGCTGTCTGGCAGCCGAGGCGGCTTCGGCCGCTGGAAGAGCCGCGTGCGAGGGCTGCCGGAGTTTGCGGGAGAGCTGCCCGTGGCGGCGCTGGCCGAGGAGATCCTCACCGAGGGGCAGGGACAGGTTCGCGCGCTGCTCACCTTCGCGGGCAACCCGGTGCTCTCGACGCCCAACGGGGGACAGCTCGACAAGGCGCTGGCGTCGCTGGACTTCATGGTGTCCATCGACCCGTACCTCAACGAGACGACGCGGCACGCGCACCTCATCCTGCCGCCCCCGTCCCCGCTGGAGCGCTCGCACTACGACATCGCCTTCCACGTGCTGGCGATCCGCGACACGGCCCGCTACGCACCCGCGCTGTTCGAGCCCGGGCCCGGAGCGATGCAGGACTGGCGCATCCTCCTGGAGCTGCGGCACCGCATCGAGGTGCTCCGGCACGGTCGGAGCCTGCGTGGGACGCTCAAGTATCAGGCAATGAAGCGGCTGGGGCCCGAGGGCATCCTCGACGTGGGGCTGCGTGCCGGGCCATATGGCGTGCGGGCCAGAGGGCTGCGGAACGGGTTGAGCCTCTCTGCGCTGAAGCGTGAGCCCCATGGCGTGGACCTGGGAGCGCTCAAGCCGAGCCTGCCCCGGCGGCTGGCCACTCCGGGCAAGCGCCTCCAACTGGCCCCCGCGCCCTTCGTGGAGGACGTGAAGCGGCTGCGTGACACCTTCCCGGAAGGCGCGGCCCCGCTGGCGGACGGCGAGCTGCTCCTGATTGGTCGGCGCCACCTTCGCGACAACAACTCCTGGATGCACAACGTGCCCATGCTGATGAGCGGGAAGTCTCGCTGCACGTTGATGATGCATCCGGAGGACGCGCGGGCGCTCGGGTTGGAGGAGGGGGACGAGGCCCTCGTCACCTCGCGGGTGGGCGAGGTGTCCGTGCCGGTGAGCGTGACGGATGAGGTGATGCGCGGCGTGGTGAGCCTGCCTCACGGCTACGGCCACCGCCGAGAAGGCGTGCGCCAGTCCGTGGCGACGAAGCACGCGGGCGTGAGCCTCAACGATCTCACCGACGAACAGAGGCTGGACACGCTCACGGGCAATGCCGCGTTCAGTGGGGTGCCGGTGCGAGTCACCCGGGCCACGGCCAGAGGCTGA